From a region of the Vibrio ostreae genome:
- a CDS encoding PAS domain-containing protein: MSNKRNVHVVDSEVTFSKDEQLVSVTDKRGVIRYANKEFCRVAGFEESELVGKNHNMVRHPDMPKAAFADMWAKLQAGLEWRGAVKNRCKDGRYYWVDAFVTPVFENGELTGYQSVRTVLEPRVRQRAEKMYAQINRGVNVGEKWWFSHTFRLALFAAISLGLCVGALALPWLSFIVPFVALACFYPEIFAASRSIADMKAHYDSVSRYVFFGTSPCSVIQFSDALHRGRARTILGRVGDGAKVLMDSVTLLEGASKKSP; the protein is encoded by the coding sequence ATGAGCAATAAACGCAATGTGCATGTTGTTGATAGTGAAGTCACCTTTTCAAAAGACGAGCAGTTAGTCTCTGTGACTGACAAACGAGGGGTTATTCGTTACGCGAATAAAGAATTTTGCCGCGTCGCTGGGTTTGAAGAATCCGAGTTGGTGGGCAAAAACCACAATATGGTGCGACATCCGGATATGCCCAAAGCGGCTTTCGCGGATATGTGGGCCAAACTTCAGGCCGGCCTTGAGTGGCGCGGCGCGGTAAAGAACCGGTGTAAGGATGGTCGTTACTACTGGGTTGACGCATTTGTCACCCCGGTGTTTGAAAACGGCGAGCTGACGGGTTACCAGTCGGTACGCACTGTGCTGGAGCCCAGGGTACGTCAGCGTGCTGAAAAAATGTACGCTCAGATTAATCGCGGTGTGAACGTGGGAGAAAAGTGGTGGTTCAGCCATACGTTCAGACTTGCGCTGTTTGCGGCGATTTCGCTGGGGCTGTGTGTTGGCGCTCTTGCTTTGCCGTGGTTAAGTTTTATTGTGCCTTTTGTGGCGCTGGCGTGTTTCTATCCTGAGATTTTCGCGGCCAGTCGCTCCATCGCCGATATGAAAGCACACTATGACAGTGTGTCGCGTTATGTCTTTTTCGGAACCTCACCCTGTAGTGTGATTCAGTTTAGTGATGCTTTGCACCGCGGTCGTGCTCGCACTATTCTTGGTCGGGTGGGTGATGGCGCTAAGGTATTGATGGACAGTGTAACTTTACTGGAAGGGGCATCGAAAAAAAGCCCATGA
- a CDS encoding SDR family oxidoreductase, with the protein MVRSWAAELATQGITANIIAPGATETPMLLDPSRTTSPPKLPPMGRYIKPQEVADYVQFIVSPSGAAITGQELVICGGASL; encoded by the coding sequence ATGGTGCGCAGTTGGGCGGCTGAACTGGCCACTCAGGGTATTACCGCCAATATCATCGCGCCGGGCGCAACGGAGACCCCGATGCTGCTGGATCCAAGCCGGACCACATCTCCGCCTAAACTCCCGCCGATGGGACGCTATATTAAACCGCAGGAAGTGGCGGACTACGTGCAGTTTATCGTGTCTCCGTCCGGTGCGGCGATCACCGGTCAGGAGCTGGTGATTTGCGGTGGTGCCTCGCTGTAA
- a CDS encoding iron-containing alcohol dehydrogenase, translating to MNIFTTVLSGNIDQLAAITAKHEHILLATDQNVSSLDQVQALINQLQQDCAQLTVIDNLPAEPRDEDVQNLIAQLPQSISLVVGVGGGSVLDVSKLIAVLGVEADNAQRTEKFQQLLAGETPVQRTELLLIPTTAGTGAEATPNAIVAIPSRATKVGIISPVMLPDYVLLAPELTTSMPAHITASTSIDALCHLIECFTACISNPVGDNYAMIGMQKFFANIDKVMTAPQDMQVRLNLLWASYYGGASISHSGTHLVHALSYPLGGKYRIPHGLANSLLLLPVMKFICEPCQEKLAQVYDLLPQSDKSLPSLNKAHALVDYLESLVVELGLPTKLNAIGIDASQLPELAANAMEVKRLINHSPVPVTEQDVLNMYQSICE from the coding sequence ATGAACATTTTCACCACTGTGTTGAGCGGAAACATAGATCAACTCGCTGCCATTACTGCCAAACACGAGCATATCTTGCTGGCGACGGATCAGAACGTCAGCTCGCTTGATCAGGTTCAGGCGCTGATCAACCAGTTGCAACAGGATTGTGCTCAGTTAACTGTGATTGACAACCTGCCAGCGGAGCCTCGCGATGAGGACGTACAAAATTTGATTGCACAACTGCCACAATCTATCAGCCTGGTTGTGGGCGTGGGTGGCGGTAGTGTACTGGATGTGAGTAAGCTGATCGCTGTGCTTGGCGTAGAGGCGGATAACGCGCAGCGCACTGAGAAGTTCCAGCAACTGCTGGCTGGCGAAACGCCGGTGCAGCGTACTGAGCTGCTGTTGATCCCAACCACAGCCGGTACCGGCGCTGAAGCAACACCAAATGCAATTGTGGCGATTCCAAGCCGCGCGACCAAAGTTGGCATTATTTCTCCGGTTATGCTGCCGGATTACGTGCTGCTGGCACCTGAGCTGACCACGTCAATGCCCGCCCATATTACCGCTTCGACTTCTATTGATGCTCTATGTCACCTGATCGAGTGTTTCACTGCCTGTATTTCTAATCCGGTCGGTGATAACTACGCCATGATCGGTATGCAAAAATTCTTCGCCAATATCGACAAAGTGATGACAGCGCCGCAGGATATGCAGGTCCGTCTGAATCTGCTGTGGGCGTCTTATTATGGCGGTGCATCGATTTCTCATTCTGGTACTCACCTGGTGCATGCTCTGTCTTATCCTCTGGGTGGTAAGTACCGCATTCCGCATGGTCTGGCCAACTCTCTGCTGCTGCTTCCGGTGATGAAATTTATCTGTGAACCTTGTCAAGAGAAGCTGGCACAAGTCTATGATCTGCTGCCTCAATCCGATAAATCTCTTCCTTCTTTAAACAAAGCTCATGCCTTAGTTGACTACCTCGAAAGCCTGGTAGTGGAACTTGGGCTGCCTACCAAACTGAATGCCATCGGGATTGATGCCTCTCAGTTGCCTGAGCTGGCCGCCAACGCAATGGAAGTGAAGCGTCTGATTAACCATTCTCCTGTTCCGGTAACCGAACAGGATGTTCTGAACATGTATCAAAGTATCTGCGAATAA
- a CDS encoding SDR family oxidoreductase: protein MIQPHAIVTGASSGIGFAIAQTLLDNGWQVTGLSRSRPDIQHPDFTALSVDLMDSAQVRQCAEQFAQVDAFIHAAGKMASAPLGELNLSESEVLWHLHIHVAEIMANALVPKMTAGGRIVLIGSRTIARCCRPFTVCRNQVCHDRYGAQLGG from the coding sequence ATGATCCAACCACATGCTATTGTAACCGGAGCCAGTTCAGGGATTGGCTTTGCCATCGCGCAAACCTTGCTGGATAACGGCTGGCAAGTTACCGGGTTGAGTCGCAGCAGACCGGATATTCAACACCCTGACTTTACTGCGTTGAGTGTCGACCTTATGGATAGTGCTCAGGTCCGGCAATGCGCCGAACAGTTTGCCCAAGTGGATGCTTTTATTCACGCGGCGGGCAAAATGGCCTCGGCTCCGTTAGGTGAACTGAATCTGAGTGAGAGCGAGGTGTTATGGCATTTGCATATTCATGTGGCGGAAATCATGGCTAATGCTTTGGTGCCGAAAATGACTGCAGGCGGGCGTATCGTGCTGATTGGCAGCCGCACCATCGCGCGGTGTTGCCGGCCGTTCACAGTATGTCGCAACCAAGTCTGCCATGATCGGTATGGTGCGCAGTTGGGCGGCTGA
- a CDS encoding TAXI family TRAP transporter solute-binding subunit, translating to MMKQTFKTAVKVLTLSTLLASGFVQAETSSIISQPPGNGWYTYGTTFSQLIPKATSDEYKIKLIPRGGGMTNPVVVNQGKADFGFTTSNATVWARDGLTDIYKGKKNENLRMVLDNVQQAYTITIARKAWVEQTGNDTMDKVIKADNVRIAMKPTGSQVPIIADYIFKALGSDIETLKEQGKVVQMGSGQAAQMLRDNAIDVYIDNVPAMHPNLTEMTLTNDVVYIPYGDNVLKDLAKVGLPTGTMPAGTYDGQTEDYITPVSATVFVTNANVDEDTVYNVTKALISSQKEIKETHSPLKFWHPEEIGNHEALVTLHPGAAKYYREQGWLK from the coding sequence ATGATGAAGCAAACATTCAAAACTGCCGTAAAAGTTCTGACTCTGTCGACATTGCTGGCTAGCGGCTTTGTTCAGGCGGAAACCTCGTCCATTATTTCTCAGCCTCCGGGTAACGGCTGGTACACCTATGGCACAACCTTTTCACAGCTGATTCCGAAAGCAACCAGCGACGAGTACAAGATTAAACTGATCCCCCGCGGCGGCGGTATGACTAACCCGGTGGTGGTTAACCAGGGGAAAGCGGACTTCGGTTTCACCACTTCAAACGCGACTGTTTGGGCGCGTGATGGCCTGACCGATATTTATAAAGGCAAAAAGAACGAGAATCTGCGTATGGTGCTGGATAATGTGCAGCAAGCGTACACCATCACTATCGCGCGTAAAGCGTGGGTAGAGCAGACCGGCAATGACACCATGGACAAGGTGATCAAAGCAGACAACGTGCGTATTGCGATGAAACCGACCGGCTCTCAGGTGCCGATTATTGCCGATTACATTTTCAAAGCGCTGGGCTCTGATATTGAAACGCTGAAAGAGCAGGGCAAAGTGGTACAGATGGGTAGCGGTCAGGCTGCGCAGATGCTGCGTGATAACGCGATTGACGTTTACATCGATAACGTACCTGCGATGCACCCGAACCTGACTGAAATGACGCTGACTAACGATGTGGTTTACATTCCTTACGGCGATAACGTACTGAAAGATTTGGCTAAAGTTGGCCTGCCGACGGGCACTATGCCAGCAGGGACTTACGACGGCCAAACCGAAGACTACATCACACCTGTCAGTGCGACTGTGTTTGTGACCAATGCCAACGTTGACGAAGATACTGTTTACAACGTGACGAAAGCGCTGATCAGCAGCCAGAAAGAGATCAAAGAGACTCACTCTCCGCTGAAGTTCTGGCATCCGGAAGAAATTGGTAACCACGAAGCGCTCGTAACACTGCATCCAGGTGCGGCGAAATACTACCGCGAGCAAGGCTGGCTTAAATAA
- a CDS encoding TRAP transporter permease, producing the protein MKYNHLMNTVKAILAIAYILFLLNQFFVPVSPLTAATIHVFMATALVISFQPIDFKNKQLVYLGRFIDLVCIAVTLSVVYHYYTSIPRLESRLEMIDDVLFSDKYAFIAGGLMLFEAVRRSVGFSLLSVVIIFTLYGFLGPYFPGWTAFEGFTLDTMAELISMQADGLFGITASTAINFVFFFVMFGCVFTMTGGGSVFIDLAMMATAPLKGGAAKMSLLGSALFGMVSGSAVANTTSTGVLTIPIMKRSGYSKEQAAATEAIASTGGQLMPPIMGIAAFVMADMLGIPYTDIAAAGIIPAAAFYFALFVIIDLRARKTGVGNISKQDLKFEPIRPRLHLLISPIFLVIALIAGYSAPYAAFVGSVVALVAPLLRKNTRYSYKILFPMVMDTAKQMAWVSVPLASVGIIMVLATQSNLAFKFVEILSAVGSDNLYLSLVMVILGCIIMGMGLPTVAAYIIGSIIFAPAMIDMGVDRLAANMFIMYYCVLSMVTPPVALCAYAASAIGQSDSSKTGFIAFSYALVIFLVPFSFITDPVVLWQGAWYLILIAFFGMLVATFCWAVFLQGWFKKDLNIVERLLFLVASIGIVLDKSSSPMWFAFLGLALALVIWCWKSSGRCIISNAKTA; encoded by the coding sequence ATGAAATATAATCATTTAATGAACACAGTGAAGGCTATTCTTGCAATAGCCTATATTCTGTTCCTTTTGAATCAGTTCTTTGTTCCGGTATCGCCGTTAACCGCGGCGACCATCCATGTGTTTATGGCGACGGCACTGGTTATTAGTTTTCAGCCAATTGATTTTAAAAATAAGCAGTTAGTTTATCTGGGACGCTTCATCGATTTGGTGTGCATCGCGGTGACATTGTCAGTGGTTTACCACTACTACACTTCAATTCCACGTCTGGAATCGCGCCTGGAAATGATTGATGACGTACTGTTTTCTGACAAGTACGCCTTCATCGCCGGTGGTCTGATGCTGTTCGAAGCGGTGCGTCGTTCAGTCGGCTTCTCACTGCTGTCTGTGGTGATCATCTTTACTCTGTACGGTTTCCTTGGCCCTTACTTCCCGGGATGGACAGCGTTTGAAGGCTTCACGCTCGATACGATGGCTGAACTTATCAGCATGCAGGCGGACGGTCTGTTTGGTATCACAGCCAGCACTGCAATTAACTTTGTATTCTTCTTCGTCATGTTTGGTTGTGTGTTTACCATGACTGGCGGCGGCAGCGTGTTTATTGATCTGGCGATGATGGCCACAGCTCCGCTGAAAGGTGGTGCTGCGAAAATGTCGCTACTGGGCTCGGCCCTGTTTGGGATGGTGAGCGGTTCTGCAGTAGCGAACACCACGTCAACCGGTGTACTGACTATTCCAATCATGAAACGCTCCGGTTACAGCAAAGAGCAGGCTGCGGCAACGGAAGCGATTGCTTCAACCGGCGGACAGCTGATGCCACCAATCATGGGGATTGCTGCATTCGTTATGGCGGACATGCTGGGTATTCCTTATACCGATATTGCCGCAGCGGGGATTATTCCGGCGGCTGCGTTCTACTTCGCACTGTTTGTGATTATCGACCTGCGTGCCCGTAAAACCGGTGTGGGTAATATCTCTAAGCAAGACCTGAAATTTGAGCCAATTCGTCCGCGTCTGCACCTGCTGATTTCACCTATCTTCCTGGTGATTGCACTGATTGCCGGTTACTCAGCGCCATATGCCGCGTTTGTCGGTTCGGTGGTTGCTCTGGTTGCGCCACTGCTGCGAAAGAACACACGTTACAGCTATAAGATCCTGTTCCCTATGGTGATGGATACTGCCAAACAGATGGCATGGGTCTCTGTCCCGCTGGCCTCGGTTGGTATCATCATGGTGCTGGCGACTCAGTCAAACCTGGCGTTTAAGTTTGTTGAGATTCTCAGTGCGGTAGGCAGTGACAACCTCTATCTGTCGCTGGTGATGGTGATCCTGGGTTGTATCATCATGGGTATGGGCTTGCCGACGGTTGCGGCTTATATCATAGGTTCAATCATCTTTGCTCCGGCCATGATTGATATGGGTGTTGATCGCCTGGCAGCTAACATGTTCATCATGTACTACTGCGTGCTGTCCATGGTGACACCACCGGTTGCATTGTGTGCATACGCGGCGTCTGCCATTGGCCAGAGTGATTCATCCAAGACCGGCTTTATCGCGTTCTCCTATGCGCTAGTTATCTTCCTGGTACCGTTCAGCTTTATCACTGATCCTGTGGTGTTGTGGCAAGGCGCCTGGTATCTGATCCTGATTGCGTTCTTTGGCATGTTGGTGGCGACTTTCTGCTGGGCAGTCTTTCTACAGGGCTGGTTTAAGAAAGATCTGAATATCGTCGAACGCCTGCTGTTCCTGGTCGCCAGTATTGGCATCGTATTGGACAAATCGTCTTCGCCGATGTGGTTTGCCTTCCTGGGGCTGGCGTTAGCTTTGGTCATCTGGTGCTGGAAAAGTTCGGGCCGATGCATAATCAGCAACGCAAAAACAGCATAA
- a CDS encoding dihydrodipicolinate synthase family protein encodes MTEVMKGPYVAVVTPFNQDGTLNEAELRNQVERQISFGNNIFCNGTNGEFFVLSDQEKRRVTEICVEQAAGRVDVVTHIGELTLQSTIEHGLAVQDSGVKAVSVITPWFSALREQELVEYFTAVADSLDIPVYLYNIPARTGNTITPQVAATLASHPNIYGIKDSAGSYESLQGFLQVAARHEQFDVLTGPDSLILTGYQEGAIGCVSGIANIVPDLVNQIYQAFKGNDVEQAQAAQEVINYLRSHLYPIAFAPAVVKQTLNLLGENVGPSRYPVRFSQTDIEQIQDIIKQKLQ; translated from the coding sequence ATGACTGAGGTGATGAAGGGGCCGTATGTTGCGGTTGTGACACCGTTTAACCAAGACGGTACGTTGAATGAAGCCGAACTGCGTAACCAGGTTGAGCGTCAGATTTCATTCGGCAACAACATTTTTTGTAACGGTACCAATGGTGAATTCTTTGTTCTGAGCGATCAAGAAAAGCGCCGCGTGACTGAAATCTGTGTTGAACAAGCGGCCGGCCGTGTTGATGTGGTCACCCACATTGGTGAACTGACGCTGCAAAGCACCATCGAACATGGGCTGGCAGTACAGGACTCAGGTGTGAAAGCGGTATCCGTTATTACCCCTTGGTTTAGTGCGCTGCGTGAGCAGGAATTGGTTGAGTACTTCACCGCGGTGGCCGATAGCCTGGATATTCCGGTGTATCTCTACAATATTCCGGCGCGTACCGGCAATACCATCACGCCTCAGGTCGCAGCAACTTTGGCGTCTCACCCGAATATTTACGGCATTAAAGACAGCGCCGGCAGTTACGAAAGCTTGCAAGGGTTTCTGCAAGTTGCTGCTAGACATGAACAATTTGATGTACTTACTGGTCCGGATTCACTGATTCTGACCGGTTATCAGGAAGGCGCGATTGGCTGTGTATCAGGCATTGCCAATATTGTACCTGACTTGGTGAATCAGATTTACCAGGCCTTTAAGGGGAATGACGTTGAACAAGCTCAGGCTGCGCAGGAGGTGATTAATTATCTGAGAAGTCATTTGTACCCAATCGCATTTGCTCCGGCAGTGGTTAAACAGACCCTGAATCTGCTGGGTGAAAATGTCGGGCCAAGCCGCTATCCCGTAAGGTTTAGTCAAACGGATATTGAACAAATACAAGATATTATTAAACAAAAATTACAATAA
- a CDS encoding four-carbon acid sugar kinase family protein, whose product MLKQDQLTLPKFIIADDFTGANDVGVGLAAHGIDVSVLLNSAYSSDVTSNQATIICTDSRDDSAAQADDKMRQLMQRYPELTQQKILLKKIDSTLRGNVGAEITPWVESCYSVAIMVMCAPHAGRKTLGGECFVHDQLLTDTEFASDPKSPVTSARIKTLIESQSHLAVSELFLDQIRTPALADTLQAHANLGTKVIVCDAQTAQDMIEIYQAANQLSASCVIVTTGEMTQALLPTDAQRCPPQPKLYNHQPLLGVIGSMSSMTLSQVQYLQNHHKAQVIDVDVKTALFAENQDYLHSLVAAIAQAHQTGRHCFIRTCQSDDQRHDIEAICTQLTISRLELGNRVKLFLAQTTQEVLKQCTPGALLLCGGDIALAVCHQLKIGQFNLKGLSAQCIPWGILPYKQASIPLFTKAGGFGVDSSFDQIITILEQEEA is encoded by the coding sequence ATGCTCAAGCAGGATCAATTAACGCTACCAAAATTCATCATCGCCGATGATTTCACCGGCGCGAATGATGTCGGTGTCGGTTTAGCCGCACACGGTATCGATGTATCGGTACTATTAAATAGTGCATACAGCAGTGATGTCACTTCAAACCAGGCAACCATCATTTGTACGGACAGCCGCGATGACAGTGCCGCTCAAGCTGACGATAAAATGCGTCAGCTGATGCAGCGCTACCCTGAACTGACTCAGCAAAAAATCCTGCTTAAGAAAATTGATTCCACATTGCGTGGTAACGTCGGCGCTGAAATCACGCCTTGGGTCGAATCCTGCTATTCCGTTGCCATCATGGTGATGTGCGCCCCGCACGCCGGGCGTAAAACGCTGGGCGGTGAGTGTTTCGTTCATGACCAGCTCTTGACTGACACCGAGTTTGCCTCGGATCCCAAGTCACCCGTGACTTCAGCCCGTATCAAAACCCTGATCGAAAGTCAGAGCCATCTGGCGGTCAGTGAGCTTTTTCTCGACCAGATCCGTACACCCGCTCTGGCGGACACCTTGCAGGCACATGCCAATCTCGGCACTAAAGTCATCGTGTGCGATGCACAAACCGCGCAAGATATGATTGAAATTTATCAGGCGGCCAATCAATTGAGCGCGTCATGCGTGATTGTAACCACCGGTGAAATGACCCAAGCCTTACTACCGACTGATGCACAACGTTGTCCGCCGCAGCCTAAGCTGTATAACCACCAGCCATTACTGGGTGTCATCGGTTCAATGAGCAGCATGACTCTGTCGCAGGTGCAATACCTGCAGAATCATCACAAAGCACAAGTGATTGACGTCGATGTCAAAACCGCCCTGTTCGCTGAAAATCAGGATTATCTGCACAGCCTGGTTGCGGCCATAGCGCAAGCTCATCAGACCGGGCGCCACTGCTTTATCCGCACCTGCCAGAGCGATGATCAACGCCACGACATCGAGGCGATTTGCACGCAGTTGACGATATCCCGACTCGAACTAGGTAACCGGGTGAAGCTGTTTCTCGCTCAAACCACTCAGGAAGTGCTCAAGCAATGCACTCCCGGCGCTCTATTACTATGTGGTGGCGATATCGCACTGGCGGTGTGCCACCAACTCAAAATCGGCCAATTCAACCTTAAAGGGTTGAGTGCGCAATGTATCCCGTGGGGAATACTGCCTTACAAGCAGGCCAGTATTCCCCTATTTACCAAAGCTGGGGGCTTTGGTGTGGACAGCAGCTTTGATCAAATCATAACTATTTTGGAACAAGAGGAAGCATAA
- a CDS encoding sialidase family protein, translating into MSQQTVTVEKTGILSADQTVPEFTTAMLPSDYPQNHASNLLCLPNGDTLCTWFAGTQEGVSDISILCSRLRSGSQQWEPALKLSDDPSRSEQNPVLFLDPDNTLWLIWTAQLAGNQDTAIVRFRQSPDLGETWNDIQTLIDEPGTFIRQPVVVLPSGRWLLPVFYCTVRPGEKWVGNYDTSGVRISDDKGQTWRNVAVPDSLGCVHMCITPLQDGRLLALYRSRWADNIYKSISQDDGETWSSPVATSLPNNNSSIQVTMLQNGNLALVFNNMSAAGATERRSSLYDEIEDDSGAKEPEIVEGRSAFWGAPRAPMCLAISEDNGETWPTIINLDEGDGYCMTNNSQEKRNREFSYPTVTQSRDGDIHVAYTYFRQAIKYVRCQL; encoded by the coding sequence ATGAGTCAACAAACTGTTACGGTGGAAAAAACAGGAATTCTTTCTGCTGATCAAACTGTGCCTGAATTTACCACGGCGATGCTGCCATCGGATTATCCGCAAAATCACGCTTCTAATCTGCTGTGTCTGCCTAATGGCGATACGCTTTGTACTTGGTTTGCCGGCACGCAAGAAGGGGTTTCTGACATCTCTATCCTCTGCTCGCGTTTGCGCAGTGGCAGTCAGCAGTGGGAACCTGCGCTGAAACTGTCCGATGACCCAAGCCGCTCTGAACAAAACCCGGTCCTGTTTCTGGACCCGGATAACACGTTGTGGCTGATCTGGACCGCGCAATTGGCCGGTAATCAGGATACGGCTATCGTCCGTTTCCGTCAGTCGCCAGATTTGGGCGAAACTTGGAATGATATCCAAACCCTGATCGATGAACCGGGCACCTTTATTCGTCAGCCGGTGGTGGTTCTGCCAAGCGGACGCTGGTTATTGCCGGTGTTCTACTGCACGGTCAGGCCGGGTGAGAAGTGGGTCGGTAACTACGACACCAGCGGGGTGCGTATTTCTGATGATAAAGGTCAGACGTGGCGTAATGTTGCAGTGCCGGATAGCCTGGGTTGTGTCCATATGTGTATCACACCGCTGCAGGATGGTCGCCTGCTGGCGCTATACCGCAGCCGCTGGGCAGACAATATCTATAAGAGTATTTCTCAAGATGACGGCGAAACCTGGTCTAGCCCGGTCGCGACCTCGCTGCCTAACAACAACTCTTCGATTCAGGTGACGATGCTGCAAAACGGTAACTTGGCGCTGGTGTTCAACAACATGAGCGCGGCCGGTGCAACCGAGCGTCGCAGTTCTTTGTACGATGAAATCGAAGATGACAGCGGCGCGAAAGAGCCGGAAATCGTAGAAGGCCGCTCTGCATTCTGGGGCGCACCACGCGCACCAATGTGTCTGGCGATTTCTGAAGATAATGGTGAAACCTGGCCGACCATCATTAATCTGGATGAAGGTGACGGGTATTGTATGACCAATAACTCGCAGGAAAAACGCAACCGTGAGTTCTCTTACCCGACGGTGACTCAAAGCCGCGATGGCGATATCCATGTCGCTTATACCTATTTCCGTCAGGCAATTAAATACGTGCGGTGCCAGCTGTAA
- the pdxA gene encoding 4-hydroxythreonine-4-phosphate dehydrogenase PdxA: MNGIIGITMGDPAGIGPEIILNSLAEPSLSGRHCVVIGSAEILRMVQEKGLAPSADIHVIERIEDAVFNPDIVNVIDIPLEDLSSFEFGKVQAQAGDLAYRCIKKATELAMNEEIAAIATAPLNKEALHLAGHHYPGHTELLAHLTDTKDYAMVLYTDTLKVIHVTTHIALLDFLQKLGQERVATVIDIADAFMKKAGFEQPRIAVAGVNPHAGENGLFGKEEINILNPVIAQMKEKGVDVYGPCPPDTVFLQAKQGQYDIVVAMYHDQGHIPLKLMGFYDGVNITAGLPFFRTSADHGTAFDIAWTGKANPESMITSVELAVKLSNI, from the coding sequence ATGAACGGTATCATTGGTATTACTATGGGTGATCCGGCAGGGATTGGCCCGGAAATCATTCTAAATTCACTGGCTGAGCCGTCACTGAGCGGCCGTCATTGTGTCGTGATTGGCAGCGCGGAAATCCTGCGTATGGTGCAGGAAAAAGGTCTGGCACCTTCGGCAGATATTCACGTTATCGAACGTATCGAAGACGCCGTTTTCAACCCGGATATTGTGAATGTGATTGATATTCCGCTTGAAGATCTGTCCAGCTTTGAATTTGGTAAAGTGCAGGCACAAGCCGGTGATTTGGCGTACCGCTGTATCAAGAAGGCAACTGAGCTGGCGATGAACGAAGAGATCGCGGCCATTGCGACTGCACCATTGAACAAAGAAGCGCTGCACTTAGCCGGTCACCACTATCCGGGACATACTGAGCTGCTGGCTCATCTGACCGACACCAAAGACTACGCCATGGTGCTGTACACAGATACACTGAAAGTGATCCACGTGACGACCCACATCGCGCTGCTGGATTTCCTGCAAAAACTGGGGCAAGAACGTGTAGCAACCGTGATTGACATTGCCGACGCTTTCATGAAGAAAGCCGGCTTTGAACAACCACGTATCGCCGTGGCCGGGGTTAACCCGCACGCTGGTGAAAATGGTTTGTTCGGTAAAGAAGAGATCAATATCCTCAATCCGGTTATCGCGCAGATGAAAGAAAAAGGTGTCGATGTTTACGGCCCTTGCCCGCCGGATACCGTTTTCCTGCAAGCAAAACAAGGTCAGTATGATATCGTGGTTGCCATGTATCATGACCAGGGGCACATTCCATTGAAACTAATGGGATTTTATGATGGCGTTAACATTACGGCTGGATTACCATTCTTCAGAACATCTGCCGACCACGGAACTGCATTTGATATTGCATGGACTGGCAAAGCGAATCCAGAGAGTATGATTACGTCAGTTGAACTGGCCGTTAAACTAAGCAATATATGA
- a CDS encoding YhcH/YjgK/YiaL family protein, giving the protein MISGHLNQLNRVGLPAAFMSVLSRPECSLERLQQAADGRLPVEATDWFCHIGDAQLQSRELRHTEFHQQFADIQLVLSGEETIYFDSAYTQAVEADEKKPDLFIVKAPQLRQQIHLAAGDFAVFMPGEPHQALCSASGRGVVRKAVFKVPLSMLEGL; this is encoded by the coding sequence ATGATTAGTGGCCATCTTAACCAACTGAACCGTGTCGGTCTGCCTGCGGCGTTTATGTCTGTGCTCAGCCGCCCTGAATGTAGTCTGGAAAGGTTGCAACAAGCGGCTGACGGGCGACTGCCTGTTGAAGCTACAGACTGGTTTTGTCATATCGGTGACGCGCAGCTGCAAAGTCGAGAACTGCGTCATACCGAATTTCATCAGCAGTTCGCTGATATCCAGCTGGTGCTGAGCGGTGAGGAAACGATTTACTTTGATTCGGCCTATACTCAAGCCGTCGAAGCGGATGAAAAGAAACCCGATCTGTTTATCGTCAAAGCGCCGCAACTGCGCCAGCAAATCCATCTCGCTGCCGGTGACTTTGCGGTGTTTATGCCGGGAGAGCCGCACCAGGCACTTTGTTCCGCTTCAGGTCGTGGCGTGGTACGAAAAGCGGTATTTAAAGTGCCACTGAGTATGCTGGAGGGGTTATGA